The Campylobacter sp. RM16189 genome has a segment encoding these proteins:
- the murJ gene encoding murein biosynthesis integral membrane protein MurJ, whose translation MFIRGFFSNSAGIMVSRILGFFRDVMTASTLGAGIYSDIFFIAFKIPNLFRRIFAEGAFGDALLPNFTHSKNKSVFSAEIFLKFLFFVMILTLLVNLFAPQFTKIIATGLNESQISQAIPLVKINFYYLGLIYVVTFIATLLQYRQHFITTAFSTALLNIAMIFALVLAQGKEPKVVAYYLSFGVAAGGILQVISHLIALYLTSMSKIFFGGIIKFIKGKRADTKGFFANFYHGLFGSSAMQISSFMDTWLASFLVSGSISYLFYANRIFQLPLAVFAIALSTALFPKIARNLKAGNEKEALKFMNKGFETLFFLLFGAAIGGFVLADPIIKLLFERGQFNAQDTTNTALVLKAYMIGLVPFGLAKIFSKWLHAKMQQKTTSKIAVITLIINLILAVILMKYYGAFGLALASSIGGFALLILTIRAFGTKRFLAIINFKRLGIMAIILFVEVIILIFLRKFIDANF comes from the coding sequence ATGTTTATAAGAGGCTTTTTTTCAAATAGTGCCGGCATTATGGTGTCTCGTATCTTAGGATTTTTCAGAGACGTGATGACGGCTTCTACTCTTGGTGCAGGAATTTATAGTGATATATTTTTTATAGCCTTTAAAATCCCAAATCTATTTCGCAGAATTTTTGCAGAAGGAGCATTTGGAGATGCATTATTACCAAATTTCACTCACTCTAAAAATAAAAGCGTATTTTCTGCTGAAATTTTTTTAAAATTTTTATTTTTTGTAATGATTTTGACATTATTAGTTAATCTATTTGCTCCTCAATTTACAAAAATTATCGCAACGGGCTTAAACGAGAGCCAAATCTCTCAAGCTATTCCTTTAGTTAAGATAAATTTTTACTATCTTGGACTAATTTACGTAGTCACGTTTATTGCCACCTTGCTTCAGTATAGACAACACTTTATCACAACTGCATTTTCAACCGCACTTTTAAATATAGCTATGATATTTGCGCTTGTTTTAGCTCAAGGTAAAGAGCCTAAAGTTGTCGCTTATTATCTAAGCTTTGGAGTGGCTGCGGGAGGAATTTTACAAGTAATATCTCATTTAATAGCGCTTTATCTTACTTCTATGTCAAAGATATTCTTTGGAGGAATAATTAAATTTATCAAAGGAAAAAGAGCTGATACAAAGGGCTTTTTTGCTAATTTTTATCATGGTTTATTTGGTTCATCCGCAATGCAAATAAGCTCTTTTATGGATACTTGGCTTGCTAGCTTTTTAGTATCCGGAAGCATTAGCTACTTATTTTACGCTAATCGCATCTTTCAGCTTCCACTTGCAGTCTTTGCCATAGCTCTTTCTACCGCGCTTTTCCCGAAAATAGCAAGAAATTTAAAAGCCGGTAACGAAAAAGAGGCTCTAAAATTTATGAATAAAGGGTTTGAGACTTTATTTTTCCTGCTTTTTGGTGCGGCAATAGGAGGCTTTGTATTAGCAGATCCTATCATAAAACTACTCTTTGAAAGAGGTCAGTTCAATGCGCAAGATACGACCAATACAGCTCTTGTGCTAAAGGCTTATATGATAGGACTTGTGCCGTTTGGCTTGGCTAAAATTTTTTCAAAATGGCTTCATGCAAAAATGCAGCAAAAAACTACTTCTAAAATCGCGGTAATAACCTTGATAATAAACTTAATATTGGCAGTTATTTTAATGAAATATTATGGAGCTTTCGGATTAGCATTGGCTAGCTCAATTGGAGGTTTTGCGCTACTTATACTAACCATACGAGCCTTTGGGACTAAAAGATTTTTGGCTATAATCAACTTTAAAAGATTAGGAATTATGGCTATTATTTTGTTCGTAGAAGTGATTATTTTAATATTTTTAAGGAAATTTATAGATGCAAATTTTTGA
- the ruvA gene encoding Holliday junction branch migration protein RuvA, with the protein MIKAIEGVITKKEPAYLLLKTASGVTYGISISLFCSAKLEKGEKIELNITQIIREDANLLYGFLDASEQRMFEILIKLNGIGASTAMAVCSSLNPNAFTNTIINGDADALKSVPGIGVKTARRIIAELSDAKLVADEAMPSHQHEAVLALESLGFKRDKISKALSTCTATNVSELIKEALKKLG; encoded by the coding sequence ATGATAAAAGCAATCGAAGGCGTAATAACCAAAAAAGAGCCTGCATATCTGCTACTTAAAACCGCAAGCGGCGTGACATACGGCATATCCATATCGCTTTTTTGCTCGGCAAAGCTTGAAAAAGGCGAAAAAATAGAGCTTAACATCACGCAAATCATCAGAGAAGACGCAAATTTACTCTACGGATTTTTAGACGCAAGCGAGCAAAGGATGTTTGAGATACTCATCAAACTAAACGGCATAGGCGCAAGCACGGCTATGGCAGTATGCTCTAGCCTAAATCCAAACGCCTTTACTAACACGATCATAAATGGCGATGCGGACGCTCTTAAATCAGTTCCCGGCATCGGTGTAAAAACCGCAAGGCGTATCATAGCCGAACTAAGCGACGCCAAACTAGTAGCCGATGAGGCGATGCCAAGCCACCAGCACGAGGCGGTCTTGGCACTTGAGAGTCTTGGATTTAAGCGAGATAAGATATCTAAAGCGCTTTCAACCTGCACGGCAACAAACGTAAGCGAGCTTATCAAAGAAGCTCTTAAGAAACTCGGATAA
- a CDS encoding flagellar assembly protein A, protein MENSQKEPIYLDPIAMDTINPYSEIPVLARNFNVDSKFIDFKILSIVTEYKLIGDSESKILEDVELDIFDDDTFYVNQVENIKQSYKVEFFDTRRKKQHLLPDISISANKNLTKIVATVFKSNDVVYFKEFENKVAEFIYKKLIKVGILVGIRNKAMKSELSKISSFLRVKEIIDKDYTFVVTSGVDKKDSIDDSIIYHYKNKIQKTDDSDRINYANRGYLLGVAQGELIIEYQKPVLGKSGRDVRGALLPVMETKTTVVKMIEHSDEIEERVDDSGIKYYSKKAGYVYDQKNIFDIKEELDVNEISFRATGSIDTGLDNNVVLNVKEKDITKDAIGDGMSVEANEINIEGNVAQNAVIKANKVKIGGQTHAKAHIEAKEAKIAVHIGSFDGDHVEIDRLENGRVKAKTAIIKSVLGGEIIAEKLEIGVLASNSNIIIADSIEIRQLKGVNNKILVDFSMVKNTGETINKNLQKIKEIREQIVKMPKQLEAKKCIIEENRGPINIIKEKMEEFRASKNSPPVTFIKKLREYQQLVHEYNSLLTEFNEKKSKITDLKDEIQAIQDGIFNSKVINHSNWREFNEIKFKLVDPPREISYVTRENEIARVLTIKKVENENGEIDYVIRKNNNIRKA, encoded by the coding sequence GTGGAAAATAGTCAAAAAGAGCCAATTTACCTTGATCCTATTGCAATGGACACTATAAATCCTTATAGTGAAATTCCTGTTTTAGCTAGAAATTTTAATGTCGATAGCAAATTTATAGATTTTAAAATTTTATCGATTGTTACAGAATATAAGTTAATAGGTGATAGTGAAAGTAAGATATTAGAAGATGTCGAACTTGATATTTTTGACGACGATACATTCTATGTAAATCAAGTTGAAAACATAAAACAAAGCTATAAGGTAGAATTTTTTGACACAAGAAGAAAAAAACAACATTTACTACCGGATATCTCTATAAGTGCCAATAAAAACCTGACTAAGATAGTAGCTACAGTTTTTAAAAGCAATGACGTAGTTTACTTTAAAGAGTTCGAAAATAAAGTAGCCGAATTTATCTATAAAAAATTAATTAAAGTTGGAATTTTAGTAGGAATTAGAAATAAGGCTATGAAAAGCGAACTAAGCAAAATTTCATCGTTTTTAAGAGTAAAAGAGATAATAGATAAAGACTATACCTTTGTAGTAACTTCCGGCGTAGATAAAAAAGACTCTATCGATGATTCTATTATATATCATTATAAAAATAAGATTCAAAAGACAGATGATAGTGACAGAATAAACTACGCCAATCGCGGCTATCTGCTTGGAGTGGCCCAAGGCGAGCTTATAATAGAATATCAAAAGCCTGTTTTAGGTAAATCAGGACGTGATGTAAGAGGTGCTTTATTGCCTGTGATGGAGACTAAAACGACTGTTGTAAAGATGATAGAGCATAGCGATGAGATAGAAGAGAGGGTGGATGACTCTGGTATAAAATATTATTCCAAAAAAGCAGGGTATGTTTACGATCAAAAAAATATATTTGATATCAAAGAAGAGCTTGACGTAAACGAGATCTCCTTTAGAGCAACAGGCTCGATAGATACCGGTCTTGATAATAACGTAGTTTTAAATGTTAAGGAAAAAGATATTACAAAAGATGCTATAGGCGACGGAATGAGCGTTGAAGCCAATGAAATAAATATAGAGGGTAATGTAGCACAAAATGCTGTAATCAAAGCAAACAAGGTAAAAATTGGCGGACAAACTCACGCAAAAGCTCATATAGAGGCTAAAGAGGCTAAAATAGCCGTGCATATAGGAAGCTTTGATGGAGATCATGTAGAAATAGATCGCCTTGAAAACGGAAGAGTCAAGGCAAAAACAGCAATAATAAAGTCAGTGCTTGGCGGTGAAATCATAGCTGAAAAGCTAGAAATAGGAGTGCTTGCCTCAAATTCAAACATAATAATAGCAGACTCCATTGAGATAAGGCAGCTTAAGGGTGTAAATAATAAAATTCTAGTAGATTTTAGCATGGTAAAAAATACTGGCGAAACTATAAATAAAAATTTACAAAAAATAAAAGAGATTAGAGAGCAGATAGTAAAAATGCCTAAGCAGCTAGAGGCCAAAAAGTGCATCATAGAAGAAAATAGAGGGCCCATTAATATCATAAAAGAGAAAATGGAGGAATTTAGAGCTTCTAAAAATTCCCCCCCTGTAACTTTTATAAAAAAACTTAGAGAATATCAGCAACTAGTGCATGAATACAACAGTCTTTTGACTGAATTTAACGAAAAAAAATCCAAAATAACAGATCTTAAAGATGAAATTCAAGCCATTCAGGATGGAATTTTTAATTCAAAGGTTATAAATCATAGTAACTGGCGTGAATTTAATGAGATAAAATTTAAGTTAGTAGATCCTCCAAGAGAGATATCTTATGTAACTAGAGAAAATGAAATAGCAAGAGTTTTAACGATTAAAAAAGTAGAAAATGAAAACGGAGAGATCGATTACGTAATCAGGAAAAATAATAATATAAGAAAGGCCTAA
- a CDS encoding D-alanine--D-alanine ligase — translation MKFGILFGARSYEHEISIVSAIALKNVLKSEPVFVFCDKFREFYLIEAKDMKANFFSSGNYKKSKKLLLKNGGFFAGGMFGEKKIEADVFINLIHGMDGEDGKMAALLDFYEIRYIGPRLEASAMSYNKELTKLLALKAGVKTLKYEVLRRGDTLNLTLPVILKPVRLGSSIGVSVVKDDSELEYAQDVAFEFDTEVLVEPFIEGVKEYNLAGCKIDGKIKFSIIEEPKKKEFLDYEQKYMSFSSESRAKEADISEALKAKLKESFERIYSCGFDGALIRCDFFVIDDEVYLNEINPNPGSLANYLFNDFEETINLLAKNLPRERDIKIDYQFINSITSAKGKL, via the coding sequence ATGAAATTTGGAATTTTATTTGGCGCTAGAAGCTACGAGCATGAGATCAGTATCGTAAGCGCAATAGCCTTAAAAAACGTGCTTAAAAGCGAGCCGGTGTTTGTATTTTGCGATAAATTTAGGGAGTTTTATCTAATCGAAGCAAAAGATATGAAGGCAAATTTCTTTAGCTCAGGCAACTATAAAAAAAGCAAAAAGCTACTACTTAAAAACGGCGGATTTTTTGCAGGCGGAATGTTTGGCGAGAAAAAGATAGAAGCTGATGTATTTATAAATTTGATACACGGCATGGACGGCGAAGATGGCAAAATGGCTGCTTTGCTTGACTTTTACGAGATAAGATATATAGGCCCAAGACTTGAAGCAAGTGCGATGAGCTACAACAAAGAGCTAACCAAGCTTCTAGCCCTAAAAGCAGGCGTTAAGACGCTAAAATACGAAGTCTTGCGCAGGGGCGATACACTAAATTTAACGCTTCCCGTCATACTAAAACCTGTTCGCCTAGGCAGCTCTATCGGCGTAAGCGTAGTAAAGGATGATAGCGAGCTTGAGTATGCGCAAGATGTGGCGTTTGAGTTTGACACCGAAGTTTTGGTTGAGCCGTTTATAGAGGGCGTAAAGGAATATAACCTAGCAGGCTGCAAGATAGATGGCAAGATAAAATTTTCGATCATCGAAGAGCCAAAAAAGAAAGAATTTCTTGACTACGAACAAAAATATATGAGCTTTTCAAGCGAGAGCAGGGCAAAGGAAGCCGATATAAGCGAAGCGCTCAAGGCAAAATTAAAAGAAAGTTTTGAGAGAATTTATAGCTGCGGATTTGACGGGGCGCTTATCAGGTGTGATTTTTTCGTGATAGATGATGAAGTCTATCTAAACGAGATAAATCCAAATCCTGGAAGCCTTGCAAACTATCTATTTAACGACTTTGAAGAGACTATAAATTTGCTCGCTAAAAACTTGCCAAGAGAGCGCGATATAAAGATAGATTATCAGTTTATAAACTCGATCACATCAGCTAAAGGAAAGCTATAA
- a CDS encoding ABC transporter ATP-binding protein, which yields MKSMGLKDVFKRFAPYFKDYIPQFALAITGMLLASGGTAASAWVIEPVLNKIFIDKNKELLYLLPYAIVAIYFLKGLGTFLQAYFTAFIGQDVVRRFREKLLGNLLNLDMKFFNEFRTGELISRNINDIERIRSIVSSMIPEMIRESITIVGLLCVVIYQSAQLAFFALIVLPVAIYPLSLLAKKMKKLSKAAQEKTSDISSRLSEIFTNIEIIKANNAQKYEHGRFIDENNKFFKLNLKSVKIDESVSPIMEVIGSIGVAAVVIIGGKEVIDGQITMGSFFSFLTALFMLYTPVKRISKLYNKVQDAVAAAERTFELLDKTPSIKSGDKEIPLVIESVKFKDVRLNYADKEILKGINLTALKSQMIALVGSSGGGKSSIVNLLMRFYDANSGEILINETNIREFDIRSLRDNIGLVTQRVYIFNDTIANNVAYGREFDEEAVIKALRMANAYEFVCALEDGINTILNEFGTNLSGGQRQRIAIARALYKDPQILIFDEATSALDNESEKEITKAISNLQHEKIIIVIAHRLSTVQNADKIAVINGGKVVGFGSDEELSQGCEIYQKLKGSLPKIG from the coding sequence ATGAAATCTATGGGTTTAAAGGACGTATTTAAGCGATTTGCACCATACTTTAAGGACTATATCCCGCAATTTGCCTTAGCTATAACCGGCATGCTTTTAGCTAGCGGTGGCACTGCGGCATCAGCCTGGGTTATAGAGCCAGTATTGAATAAAATTTTTATAGATAAAAATAAAGAGTTATTATATCTATTGCCATACGCCATAGTCGCGATATACTTTTTAAAGGGTCTTGGAACTTTTCTGCAAGCTTATTTTACGGCTTTTATAGGACAAGACGTAGTGCGTAGATTTAGAGAGAAGCTACTTGGAAATTTGTTAAATTTAGATATGAAATTTTTTAACGAATTTCGTACAGGAGAGCTTATAAGCCGAAATATCAATGACATAGAGCGCATAAGAAGCATAGTTTCCTCAATGATTCCTGAGATGATAAGAGAGAGTATTACTATAGTGGGGCTGTTATGCGTTGTCATATATCAAAGCGCTCAGCTTGCTTTTTTTGCTCTTATAGTGCTTCCTGTAGCGATATATCCGCTCTCTTTACTTGCAAAAAAGATGAAAAAACTATCAAAAGCGGCGCAAGAGAAGACTTCTGATATTAGCTCTAGGCTTAGTGAAATTTTTACAAATATTGAGATAATTAAGGCAAATAATGCTCAAAAATACGAACATGGCAGGTTTATAGACGAAAACAATAAATTTTTTAAGCTAAATTTAAAAAGCGTCAAAATAGATGAATCCGTAAGTCCGATAATGGAGGTTATCGGCAGCATAGGTGTTGCCGCGGTTGTAATAATAGGTGGCAAAGAGGTCATTGACGGACAAATCACCATGGGAAGCTTCTTTTCGTTTTTGACCGCACTTTTTATGCTATATACTCCGGTTAAAAGAATCTCAAAGCTTTATAACAAGGTTCAAGATGCCGTAGCTGCCGCAGAGAGGACATTTGAGTTACTTGACAAAACCCCATCTATAAAAAGTGGAGATAAAGAGATTCCTTTGGTTATAGAGTCGGTTAAATTTAAAGATGTGAGACTAAATTATGCAGATAAAGAGATATTAAAAGGTATAAATTTGACCGCTTTAAAATCTCAAATGATAGCACTTGTAGGCTCAAGCGGAGGAGGCAAAAGTTCAATCGTAAATCTACTGATGAGGTTTTATGATGCAAATAGCGGAGAAATTTTAATAAACGAAACAAATATAAGAGAATTTGATATAAGATCTTTGAGGGATAATATCGGCCTTGTTACTCAGCGCGTATATATATTTAACGATACGATTGCAAATAACGTAGCTTACGGAAGAGAATTTGATGAGGAAGCTGTGATAAAAGCCTTAAGGATGGCTAATGCTTATGAATTTGTTTGTGCGCTTGAAGATGGGATTAATACGATTTTAAATGAGTTTGGCACCAATCTTTCCGGAGGTCAGCGCCAAAGGATAGCTATCGCAAGGGCTTTATATAAAGATCCGCAAATTTTGATATTTGACGAGGCTACATCGGCTCTTGATAACGAGAGTGAAAAAGAGATCACAAAGGCGATATCAAATTTACAACACGAGAAGATAATTATCGTCATAGCCCACCGTCTAAGTACGGTTCAAAATGCCGATAAAATAGCCGTTATAAACGGTGGTAAAGTAGTAGGATTTGGTAGTGATGAAGAGCTTAGTCAAGGCTGTGAAATTTATCAAAAGCTAAAAGGCTCTTTGCCTAAGATAGGATAG
- a CDS encoding ABC transporter permease, whose protein sequence is MLFGLKFKSDFYDCSIKDDGSLEINLKNSWDFKLKRDILNQISAILLSKKFKRIILNFAEITELDYAAALFISSAVKKSDKKYELINLRNSHEKIFTSIKKELSMAVKKDTLAPAKKIINIKNTKNFLYEIGEKIGEFYFGAVLFFTFLGEFLVKFIKTIFIPKTLRIKEILAHFENAAIKSAFIVCLTSFLVGIVLAYQGANLLEQFGASIIIVEMMGMLTLREIAPLIAAIVIAGRLASSYTAQIGVMKITEEIDAMKTMGFDPFKFLVLPRVIALIFAMPIIVFLADLIGLLGEMVVCQTYLDISFGDYLARFKQEVEIRHFYVGLFKAPFFGMVIAFIGCWRGFAVGGNTQSVGKYTTISVVNAIFGVIMVDALFSIIFTQLEV, encoded by the coding sequence TTGCTTTTTGGTCTTAAATTTAAAAGTGATTTTTACGATTGCTCAATTAAAGATGATGGATCTCTTGAGATAAATTTAAAAAATTCTTGGGATTTTAAATTAAAAAGAGATATCTTAAATCAAATTTCAGCCATTTTATTATCCAAAAAATTTAAAAGAATTATCTTAAATTTTGCAGAAATTACCGAGCTTGACTATGCTGCGGCTCTATTTATAAGCTCAGCTGTTAAAAAATCGGATAAAAAATATGAGCTTATAAATTTACGCAATAGTCATGAGAAAATTTTTACATCAATCAAAAAAGAGTTGTCAATGGCTGTTAAAAAAGACACTCTTGCTCCTGCAAAGAAAATTATCAATATAAAAAATACAAAAAATTTTCTTTATGAAATAGGGGAAAAAATAGGTGAATTTTACTTTGGAGCAGTTCTGTTTTTTACTTTTTTAGGTGAATTTTTAGTTAAATTTATAAAAACTATCTTTATACCAAAGACCCTTAGAATCAAAGAAATTTTAGCTCATTTTGAAAATGCCGCTATCAAGTCAGCGTTTATAGTCTGCCTCACTTCTTTTTTGGTGGGTATAGTTTTAGCTTATCAGGGAGCTAATTTATTAGAGCAGTTTGGCGCAAGTATAATAATAGTCGAGATGATGGGTATGTTAACTCTTAGAGAGATAGCACCTTTGATTGCTGCCATAGTTATCGCCGGACGCCTAGCATCAAGCTATACCGCGCAGATTGGCGTGATGAAGATAACAGAAGAGATAGATGCTATGAAAACTATGGGGTTTGATCCCTTTAAATTTTTAGTCTTGCCAAGAGTTATCGCACTAATTTTTGCTATGCCTATAATTGTATTTTTAGCCGATTTGATAGGGCTTTTGGGCGAAATGGTAGTATGCCAGACATATCTTGATATTAGTTTTGGCGATTATTTGGCGAGGTTTAAGCAAGAGGTAGAGATAAGACACTTTTACGTGGGTCTTTTTAAAGCTCCTTTTTTTGGTATGGTTATAGCATTTATAGGGTGTTGGCGAGGATTTGCAGTTGGCGGAAATACTCAAAGCGTAGGCAAATATACAACCATAAGCGTAGTAAATGCAATATTTGGAGTAATAATGGTAGACGCGTTATTTTCTATAATATTTACTCAGCTTGAGGTGTAA
- the cysS gene encoding cysteine--tRNA ligase: MQIFDSVKKQKLNFEPIEARKVRIYVCGPTVYDDSHLGHAKSAISFDLLRRILIELKFDVKFVKNFTDIDDKILKKMDETGESLESITNRYIKSYKDDMQALNVLEADIEPKATECLDAIIEYILNLKNKNIAYEIEGDGIYFDTAQDNEYLSLSGKAKSDQNIARVESNIDKRNEEDFVLWKFDKKWYESPFGRGRPGWHTECVAMIKKYLSSGQDYEIDIHAGGIDLLFPHHENEAAQCRCGERKTLAKYWMHNGFIKVNDEKMSKSLGNSFFVKDALKQNLGEVLRFYLLSSHYRAHFNYSDEDLSASKKRLDKIYRLKKRVIDSNLGKENKEFKEEFLNAMRDDLNTSKALATIDEFVKTANENLDQNPKDKSQKGEILANLELIARVLGILQIDVYEYFQFGVSDEEKTKIKSLIEERNEAKKLKNYAKADEIREKLASMQIAIMDTPSGTMWEKI, from the coding sequence ATGCAAATTTTTGATAGTGTAAAAAAACAAAAGTTAAATTTTGAGCCTATTGAAGCCAGAAAGGTTAGAATTTACGTATGCGGACCAACAGTATATGATGATTCGCATCTTGGGCACGCTAAAAGCGCTATTAGCTTTGATCTGCTTAGAAGAATACTAATAGAGCTTAAATTTGATGTTAAATTTGTAAAAAACTTTACCGACATTGATGACAAAATTTTAAAAAAGATGGATGAAACCGGTGAGAGTTTAGAGTCTATCACGAATAGATATATTAAAAGCTATAAAGATGATATGCAAGCTTTAAACGTACTTGAGGCCGATATAGAGCCAAAGGCTACCGAGTGCCTTGACGCGATAATAGAGTATATTTTAAATCTAAAAAATAAAAATATAGCCTACGAGATAGAAGGAGACGGGATTTACTTTGACACTGCGCAAGATAACGAGTATCTAAGCCTAAGTGGAAAAGCTAAAAGCGATCAAAATATCGCCAGAGTTGAGTCAAATATAGATAAGAGAAATGAAGAGGATTTTGTACTATGGAAATTTGATAAAAAATGGTACGAAAGTCCATTTGGTAGAGGCCGTCCGGGCTGGCATACCGAGTGTGTGGCGATGATAAAAAAATACCTCTCAAGCGGACAAGATTATGAGATAGATATACACGCAGGAGGTATAGATCTGCTCTTCCCACATCATGAAAACGAGGCTGCCCAATGTAGATGCGGTGAGCGAAAAACCCTAGCAAAATACTGGATGCACAACGGATTTATTAAAGTAAACGATGAAAAGATGAGTAAAAGTCTTGGAAATAGCTTCTTTGTTAAAGATGCTTTAAAGCAAAATCTTGGCGAGGTTTTGAGATTTTATCTACTTAGCTCTCATTATAGGGCTCATTTTAACTATTCTGACGAGGATTTATCGGCTAGCAAAAAGAGGCTTGATAAGATTTATAGGCTTAAAAAGCGAGTTATAGACTCAAATTTAGGAAAAGAAAACAAAGAGTTTAAAGAAGAGTTTCTAAATGCCATGAGAGATGATTTAAATACCTCCAAAGCACTTGCCACAATAGATGAATTTGTAAAAACAGCAAACGAAAATTTAGATCAAAATCCAAAGGATAAATCTCAAAAAGGTGAAATTTTAGCTAATTTAGAGCTAATAGCCAGAGTGCTTGGAATTTTACAAATCGATGTATATGAGTATTTTCAGTTTGGCGTAAGCGATGAGGAAAAAACAAAAATAAAAAGCTTAATAGAAGAGCGAAATGAAGCCAAAAAGCTAAAAAATTACGCTAAAGCCGATGAGATTAGAGAGAAACTTGCTTCGATGCAAATAGCTATTATGGATACTCCAAGTGGCACTATGTGGGAAAAAATATGA
- a CDS encoding ATP-binding cassette domain-containing protein yields the protein MIIKATDITTKFNDRIIHDKVSFYVKEGEIYGLLGGSGSGKSALMKTMIYLKEPSEGRIEMLGEDLWSIGEVKRQEIRQKCGVMFQFGALYTSMNVLENIYILLKEYSNMSEKSMKEIAMFWLLKVGLKPDTALLYPSELSGGMKKRVAMARALVLSPKILFLDEPNSGLDPMSARAFDELVLELRDTLELTVVMVTHDIDSIQSILDRFLILENKKIAFEGNLNELKSFENNPLEDLFKARKI from the coding sequence ATGATAATAAAAGCTACCGATATAACTACTAAATTTAATGATCGAATTATACATGACAAGGTTAGCTTTTATGTCAAAGAGGGTGAAATTTACGGACTTTTAGGTGGTAGCGGTAGCGGTAAATCCGCACTTATGAAAACAATGATATACTTAAAGGAGCCAAGCGAGGGCAGAATAGAGATGCTTGGAGAAGATCTATGGTCTATAGGCGAGGTAAAAAGACAAGAGATAAGGCAAAAATGCGGAGTGATGTTTCAGTTTGGAGCGCTTTATACCTCGATGAATGTGCTTGAAAACATCTATATCCTACTAAAAGAGTATAGTAATATGAGCGAAAAATCGATGAAAGAGATAGCGATGTTTTGGCTACTTAAAGTAGGCTTGAAACCAGATACAGCTCTACTTTACCCAAGCGAACTAAGCGGTGGTATGAAAAAACGTGTGGCTATGGCAAGAGCCCTTGTATTAAGTCCTAAAATTCTATTTTTAGATGAGCCAAATAGCGGGCTCGATCCGATGAGTGCAAGAGCTTTTGATGAGCTGGTTTTAGAGCTTAGAGATACTCTTGAACTAACAGTTGTGATGGTAACGCATGATATAGACAGTATCCAAAGCATATTAGATAGATTTTTAATACTTGAAAATAAAAAGATAGCCTTTGAGGGAAATTTAAACGAGCTTAAAAGCTTTGAAAACAATCCTCTTGAGGATCTCTTTAAGGCAAGGAAAATTTAG
- a CDS encoding MlaD family protein — MESKINYTLIGLFFVIVVSIAGGFIWWMISYGNNKNEYRSYYILTNDLPNGIKKDSTVKFIGVDAGIVKDIKFASQKDAQIEIELWVAKGLPVKKDSTVVAEIQGITGISYLNIQRGSQNSSLFSDSEKPYITLEESFFQKIGGKASNLTENIDRTLANINKVLNEENTKKISSILKSIDELAANLNNISANTDINGSLENLNNTLLEFQILAKNGSKTLENINSFSNNFSNLAIKLENLQRIMEEKIKSGEYDIKDILSSFSQETITTFLEFQKTLKEFRQTLFRLEDKPYEFFFKDPQDKDKK, encoded by the coding sequence ATGGAAAGCAAGATAAATTATACTCTTATAGGGCTGTTTTTTGTGATAGTTGTATCCATTGCTGGTGGCTTTATATGGTGGATGATAAGCTATGGAAATAATAAGAACGAATACAGATCATACTACATACTTACAAATGACCTTCCAAACGGGATCAAAAAGGATTCTACTGTTAAATTTATAGGGGTTGATGCGGGAATAGTAAAAGATATTAAATTTGCAAGCCAAAAAGATGCACAAATAGAGATTGAGCTATGGGTAGCTAAAGGGCTTCCTGTAAAAAAAGATAGCACTGTAGTGGCAGAGATTCAAGGAATAACAGGCATAAGCTATCTAAATATACAAAGAGGATCACAAAATAGTTCCTTGTTTAGTGATAGCGAAAAGCCTTACATTACTCTTGAAGAAAGTTTTTTTCAAAAAATAGGCGGAAAGGCTAGTAACTTAACAGAAAATATTGATAGAACGCTTGCAAATATAAATAAAGTTTTAAACGAAGAGAATACTAAAAAAATATCTTCCATTTTAAAATCCATTGATGAGCTTGCGGCTAACTTAAATAATATTAGTGCAAATACCGATATAAATGGTTCTTTGGAAAATCTAAACAATACTCTTTTGGAGTTTCAAATCTTGGCCAAAAACGGCTCTAAGACACTTGAAAATATCAACTCATTTTCTAATAATTTTTCCAATCTGGCAATTAAGCTAGAAAATTTACAAAGAATCATGGAAGAAAAGATAAAAAGCGGAGAGTATGATATAAAAGATATTTTAAGCTCATTTTCACAAGAGACTATAACTACATTTTTAGAATTTCAAAAGACTCTGAAAGAATTTAGGCAGACTCTTTTTAGGCTGGAGGATAAGCCTTACGAATTTTTCTTTAAAGACCCTCAAGACAAGGATAAAAAATGA